TTAATACCGCAATAAGATCCGCTAGGTCAGAACTAATAATACAAATTGATGGTGATGATCTAGTTGAATTTAGATATATCGAAAAACTACTTTATTATGTAAAAAAATATCCAGATTATGATTATTATTATCCAGAGAGTTTGTGCTTAATTACAAGCGAAGGTGTAAAAACAGGAGAAGAATGGATTTATGAAAATTATACGAGTTCAAAAGAGATAATAAAATCAATGTTTTTGAAAGGATTTTCAGTAATTCCAAATGCGGGAAGTATAAAGAGAAAAAATATATTCGATAAATATGGATATTTTGACAATCTTTCTACAAGTGAAGATTATGATTTCCTTTCTAAATATGCTGAGAGTATAAATTTTTTTAAATGTAGTAATGCAAAGGGATATTATTATAGAAGACATGCCAATAATAATTCGATGAAAATAATTGAGAGATGTAAGATAAATTCAGATATTATGCTAAAGCTATATAATAGATATGGTAGTGATTTTCTTCTAGATGGGTCAAAGTTTGAATCAATTGCTCAAGTTTTTCAAGCTCAATCTGATAGATTTGGTAAATCAGGTGGTAAATTCTTTCAAGCTATTTCAGAAGCATTGGGAGGAAAATCAATAGATGCTAAATTACGATTAAAAATAGGAATAGTAGCTTACAATAACAATTTAAACTTCATGTCTAAAATAATTAATCATTTATCAATCAATCATGACATAAATGTTTATGACGCAAACAATAGTGAGGATGTTGCAAAGGCTTATTATCAATCAGATTTAATCTGGATTGAGTGGGCTGATTTGAACCTTGTTACGCTAACTAATCTTCCTAAAAGAGTCCCTATGATTTGTCGTTTTCATAGTTATGAAGCATATCTTGTGTATTTAGATAAAGTCAAATGGGAGAATTTAGATAAACTCATATTTATATCTCCTCAAATAATGAAATATATGCTGTTAAAGGTACCACAGATAGCAAAGTGCAATGATGTTTCCTATGAAAGTGAAGGGATTGATTTATCAAAGTTCAGATTTAAGAAAAGAGAACATGGTTTTAACTTAGCTTTCATCGGTCATTTAACGTTAACTAAAAATATAGCTCTTTTATTGCAAATCCTAAAAATGCTGACATTAAAAGATAAAAGGTATAAACTTGATATATTTGGTAATTTCGCATTAGATAATGGTGCTATAGTGCCAGAAATTCCTAAAAGATATTTTTTCAATGAAGTTGAAAAAATGGGGTTAGGGAAAAATATAGTTCTACATGGTCATGTGGATCATAATGATATGATTAATCTACTGGAAAATACTAATTATATCATTTCTTCAAGCTTTCGTGAGGGTCTACCATTCAATATTTTGGAAGCAATGGCAATGGGGATAAAACCATTAATTCATTCCTGGCCTGGTGCTGAGCAGTGCTTCGATGATAAGTTCATTTTTAATTATATCGGAGAGATTTTTGAAATGATCAAAGGGGATTATGATTCAGAATCGTACAGAGATTTTATTTTTCAAAATCACAATTATGAAAATTTTAAAATTTCATTGAATGATTTAATCGATAGAATCATAAAATAAAGCAAATTAGATTTTAGGTTTCAATTTTACAGTTGTTGTCTTCATATTATTGGGATTGCTACTACAATTACTGCAACTCGAACT
Above is a window of Candidatus Delongbacteria bacterium DNA encoding:
- a CDS encoding glycosyltransferase translates to MPTVSAAFFTYNRYDRLKTAVESVLRQDVLPLEIIVVDDGSTDETKEIQKISPLVRYFKIEKSGAPTARNLAIEKSSGDFILWIGDDDTIERDMLSIYGDFIIMYPEVDIFYCGLNVIQSDGKIRKHHYKDWYYNRNYTMQELLFRAPFADGGSLVRRSLYDHFGRYNELFLRAQDYEFWSRVLNDKNVIAKQVPKCLYNYVMHGDNQISGEFRNKDYSYDSSVVKSILCRNTLKELFPGYGRHKEDEIKLIFTELLKRFGDLNDIDSCVKLSEYTLNNLSIDFNIELDKPKWKVYSLAKDLYPKSPVISVCMTAYNQEKFIHEAISSVLNQSFYHFELIIVDDGSLDSTVSIIKNFNDPRIVLIENEHGGFPKAVNTAIRSARSELIIQIDGDDLVEFRYIEKLLYYVKKYPDYDYYYPESLCLITSEGVKTGEEWIYENYTSSKEIIKSMFLKGFSVIPNAGSIKRKNIFDKYGYFDNLSTSEDYDFLSKYAESINFFKCSNAKGYYYRRHANNNSMKIIERCKINSDIMLKLYNRYGSDFLLDGSKFESIAQVFQAQSDRFGKSGGKFFQAISEALGGKSIDAKLRLKIGIVAYNNNLNFMSKIINHLSINHDINVYDANNSEDVAKAYYQSDLIWIEWADLNLVTLTNLPKRVPMICRFHSYEAYLVYLDKVKWENLDKLIFISPQIMKYMLLKVPQIAKCNDVSYESEGIDLSKFRFKKREHGFNLAFIGHLTLTKNIALLLQILKMLTLKDKRYKLDIFGNFALDNGAIVPEIPKRYFFNEVEKMGLGKNIVLHGHVDHNDMINLLENTNYIISSSFREGLPFNILEAMAMGIKPLIHSWPGAEQCFDDKFIFNYIGEIFEMIKGDYDSESYRDFIFQNHNYENFKISLNDLIDRIIK